GCCTAGAGTGTGATTGGTTTTGGTGGTGTTCTTGTCGTCTTGTCGCATAGGGTCTCCGCCCTGTTTATCCTCTGCTGCTCTTCGTGCGGGATTGGCGTGTATATCGTCGTGTATCCTCTCCTAACCGAGTACATGGCTGCTATTATGGAGGCTAGTTTGCGGCCCCCGGTGACGTCTATTATGGCGTGTTTGGCGCCTCTCGTTGCCTCCTCTAGCTTCTCGAGGAGCTCGTTTATGCCCTCCTCGTCCGTGACGTCGTCAACCCTCAGCGCGTGCACGTGTATCGTGGTGCTTGGCGCTAGTGGTGGTTTGTCCGTGCCGGGGCATGGGCAGGTCCTGGCTATCTCTATCGCCTCGTGTACTGGTGCCCGCCTAGTCGCCACGATGTGAACCTCTGTGGGTGTAGCTGCGTTGGCACGTAGCGCGCAGAGCACCGTGTGGAGGACTCCCGGAGACATCCCGAGTAGCACGACGAGCCTTGTGCCCACGGCGCCGCGCCCCCGTGGTAGCCTTTAGCGCGTCTCGCGCTTGTTGTGCCCTCTGCCGTGGCGTAGTCGCGCTCTAGATTAGTGTGGGTGTCTTTCCCCTCCTGCTCGAGGCGGGGCTCTGGCTGCATGGAGGGTCATGAGCCTCTCCTGCCTCTCTATGCTGGTGTTGGCGTCGCGGCTGTGAGGGTGTTCGGGTGGAGTGTTGGGGCGGATGGCGTCCCGGTCTCTTGGGACCCGTTGGAGTGGATGGCTTGGCTCCGTTGGCCCCGCGAGGCTGTGGAGGCGTTCTCGACGCTCTATGGCCGCGTGTCAAGCGGGTGCGAGCGTGTCTCCCTGGTCTACCTGGACGCGGGGTCTCGCTCGTCGCCAGAGGCCCGCCGGAGCGTCTTCGCCGTGAAGCTCGCGGTGGTGCACCGGGTGTCGGTGGGTGGCGTTGTTGAGGAGCGTGTTGTGCACCCGTTGTTGAGGGGTGAGGGTGGGGCGGGGCTCCCTCTGCTCGTGGGCCGCGGGGGAGACCGGGCGAGGCAGGCTATCACCTACATTGTGGAGCTCGGGGCTGTCTACTCGCTGCTCCGCGGTGGTTGCGTGCTAGTCCTTAAGCACGGGCCTCTCGCGCAGCAGCTGCAACAGTACCTGCGGCCCAGCTACGACCTTGACGCTGACGTGCTGCACTCTGCGCTCGTATACTCGGGCGTCGAGCGCGACGAGGCTGACGCGATTGTGGATGCGGCTAGGGTTGAGGGTGGGATGGTCAACGCCGGTGTGGCTATACTCGAGCTGCTCTCTCGCATAGCGCGTCTAGCCGCGAGCGACGGGTCTGTGGCGGTGGCGGGCGTCACTGAGGACGTGACGGGTAGCCGTGTGCTAGCCTCGAGGCTCCTAGCCGAGGCTGCGAGGGCCGCGCTCGACGCGTATGAGGGCGGTGTGTTGAAGATCGACGGGCTGCGCTCCACAATCGCTCCGAGGATAGCGAGTCTCGTGAGGCTCGGCCGCGCGGCGCTAGACCGTCTGTGCGGGGACGGGGGGTGCCTATCCAGGTGCCTGGGCCTAGGCGGCATGGATGACCGGGAGCTGCAGGCGTTTA
The Pyrolobus fumarii 1A DNA segment above includes these coding regions:
- a CDS encoding CRISPR-associated ring nuclease, which encodes MGTRLVVLLGMSPGVLHTVLCALRANAATPTEVHIVATRRAPVHEAIEIARTCPCPGTDKPPLAPSTTIHVHALRVDDVTDEEGINELLEKLEEATRGAKHAIIDVTGGRKLASIIAAMYSVRRGYTTIYTPIPHEEQQRINRAETLCDKTTRTPPKPITL